A window from Theobroma cacao cultivar B97-61/B2 chromosome 3, Criollo_cocoa_genome_V2, whole genome shotgun sequence encodes these proteins:
- the LOC18605229 gene encoding calnexin homolog: MMMGRLALLLLLSFASLQLLCFAADDDAVFYDSFDESFDGRWIVSDKDDYKGVWKHSKSEGHDDYGLLVSEKARKYAIVNELDEPVSLTDGTTVLQFETRLQNGLECGGAYLKYLRPQEAGWKPKEFDNESPYSIMFGPDKCGATNKVHFILKHKNPKSGDYVEHHLKYPPSVPSDKLTHVYTAILKPDNEVRILVDGEEKKKANLLSAEDFEPPLIPAKTIPDPDDKKPEDWDEREKIPDPNAVKPDDWDEDAPMEIEDEDAVKPEGWLDDEPEEIDDPEATKPEDWDDEEDGEWEAPKIDNPKCDAAPGCGEWKKPMKRNPAYKGKWSPPLIDNPNYKGRWKPQEIPNPNYFELDKPDFEPIAAIGIEIWTMQDGILFDNILIAKNEKVAESYRETAWKPKFEVEKEKQKAEDEVAGSDGLAGFQKKVFDVLYKVADIPFLSKYKLQILDLIEKAEKQPNLTIGVLVSIVVIILTAFFKLIFGGKKQPRVEKKTEVAETSNDQGSSGEKAEEEEKEETTAAPRRRRRDT; encoded by the exons atgatgatggggCGTTTAGCTCTGCTTCTGCTTTTATCTTTCGCCTCGCTGCAGCTCCTCTGCTTCGCCGCTGATGACGATGCG GTGTTTTACGATTCATTTGATGAGTCATTTGATGGGCGATGGATCGTTTCTGATAAAGACGATTATAAAG GTGTATGGAAACATTCTAAGAGCGAAGGGCATGATGACTATGGGCTTCTTGTGAGTGAGAAGGCTAGGAAGTATGCCATAGTGAATGAGCTTGATGAGCCTGTGAGTCTCACAGATGGAACAACTGTACTTCAATTTGAGACTCGCCTCCAGAATGGACTCGAATGTGGCGGTGCATATCTGAAATATCTTCGTCCTCAAGAGGCTGGATGGAAGCCTAAGGAATTTGACAATGAATCACCTTACTCTATCATGTTTGGACCTGACAAATGTGGGGCCACAAACAAGGTGCACTTCATCCTGAAGCATAAGAATCCTAAAAGTGGGGACTACGTGGAACACCATCTTAAATACCCACCATCTGTCCCATCTGACAAGCTTACTCATGTCTACACTGCCATCTTGAAGCCTGACAATGAGGTTAGAATACTGGTTGATggagaggagaagaagaaggcaAATTTGCTCTCAGCTGAAGATTTTGAGCCTCCACTTATCCCTGCCAAGACAATCCCTGATCCAGATGATAAGAAACCTGAGGACTGGGATGAGAGAGAAAAGATACCTGATCCAAATGCTGTGAAGCCAGATGATTGGGATGAGGATGCGCCCATGGAAATTGAAGATGAGGATGCTGTGAAACCAGAGGGATGGTTAGACGATGAGCCTGAGGAGATAGATGATCCTGAGGCAACCAAGCCAGAAGATTGGGATGATGAAGAGGATGGTGAGTGGGAAGCCCCAAAAATTGATAACCCAAAGTGTGATGCAGCCCCTGGTTGTGGTGAATGGAAGAAGCCAATGAAGAGGAATCCAGCTTATAAGGGAAAATGGTCTCCCCCACTAATTGACAACCCCAATTACAAGGGAAGATGGAAGCCTCAAGAGATTCCAAACCCCAACTACTTTGAGCTTGACAAGCCTGACTTTGAGCCTATTGCTGCTATTGGTATTGAGATTTGGACAATGCAAGATGGAATTTTGTTTGACAATATTTTGATAGCCAAAAACGAGAAGGTTGCTGAGTCATATCGGGAGACTGCATGGAAGCCAAagtttgaggttgagaaggaAAAACAGAAGGCTGAAGATGAAGTTGCTGGATCAGACGGTCTTGCAGGCTTCCAG AAGAAGGTCTTTGATGTCCTATACAAGGTTGCTGATATTCCTTTCTTAAGCAAATACAAGCTTCAAATTCTT GACCTCATTGAGAAGGCTGAGAAACAACCAAATCTAACCATTGGTGTCCTAGTCTCTATTGTGGTGATCATCCTCACGGCTTTcttcaaactcatttttgGTGGGAAGAAGCAA CCAAGAGTAGAGAAGAAAACGGAGGTCGCTGAGACATCAAATGATCAAGGAAGCAGTGGAGAAAAGGCtgaagaggaagagaaagaagaaaccaCTGCTGCTCCTCGCAGAAGGAGGCGTGACACTTGA
- the LOC18605230 gene encoding staphylococcal nuclease domain-containing protein 1 produces MAASTAGGTGWYKGRVKAVPSGDCLVVMAMSSNRPGPTPEKTVTLASLIAPRLARRGGVDEPFAWESREYLRKLCIGKEITFRVEYAVPSIGREFGSVYLGDKNVAMLVVSEGWAKVREQGQQKGEASSFLAELLRLEEQAKQQGLGRWSKVPGAAEAAIRNLPPSAIGDPGNLDAMGLLAANKGRPMQGIVEQVRDGSTVRVYLLPDFQFVQVFVAGIQAPSMGRRAAVETVVETELTSDEQNGDVSAEPRAPLTSAQRLTASSAASAEVAPDPFGAEAKYFTEVRCLHRDVRIVLEGVDKFSNLIGSVYYPDGETAKDLALELVENGLAKYVEWSANMMEDDAKRRLKAAELQAKKTRLRIWTNYVPPATNSKAIRDQNFTGKVVEVVSGDCIIVADDSVPYGSPLAERRVNLSSIRCPKMGNPRRDEKPAAYAREAREFLRTRLIGKQVNVQMEYARKVTMADGATATTAPADSRVMDFGSVFLMSPVKGDGDDATAVAPSTAGTQQPGLNVAELVVGRGFGTVIRHRDFEERSNYYDTLLAAESRAISGKKGIHSAKDPPVMHITDLTTSSAKKARDFLPFLHRSRRIPAVVEYVLSGHRFKLLIPKETCSIAFSFSGVRCPGRDEPYSDEAIALMRRKIMQRDVEIEVETVDRTGTFLGSLWESRTNMAVTLLEAGLAKLQTSFGADRIADAHLLEQAEQSAKRQKLKIWENYVEGEEVSNGPATVENKQKEVLKVVVTEVLGGGKFYVQTVGDQRVSSIQQQLASLNIQEAPVIGAFNPKKGEFVLAQFSMDNSWNRAMVVNAPRGGVESPNDKFEVFYLDYGNQEEVPYSQLRPLDASVSATAGLAQLCSLAFLKVPGLEDEFGTEAAQFLSEQTLGSSLQFRAMVEERDASGGKVKGQGTGTVLIVTLVAEKSELSINAAMLQEGLARLEKRKKWEPKDRKSVLDSLEAFQNEAKTARRGIWQYGDVESDDEDTLPPVAAKKTGGRR; encoded by the exons ATGGCGGCATCAACAGCGGGGGGCACGGGATGGTACAAAGGGAGAGTCAAAGCAGTTCCATCGGGGGATTGCTTGGTAGTAATGGCCATGTCCAGTAACAGACCAGGACCTACTCCTGAGAAAACCGTTACCTTGGCATCTCTTATTGCTCCTAGACTG GCCCGTAGAGGAGGTGTTGATGAGCCATTTGCCTGGGAAAGTAGAGAATATTTGAGGAAGCTCTGCATAGGAAAG GAGATCACTTTCAGAGTTGAATACGCGGTACCAAGCATTGGCAGAGAATTTGGCTCGGTTTACCTTGGTGACAAAAATGTTGCAATGTTGGTTGTCTCTGAAGGCTGGGCAAAG GTTAGGGAGCAAGGACAGCAGAAAGGGGAAGCAAGTTCTTTTCTTGCTGAATTGCTACGTCTTGAAGAGCAAGCCAAGCAACAAGGGCTGGGTCGATGGAGCAAG GTACCTGGGGCTGCTGAGGCTGCTATCAGGAATTTACCTCCATCTGCCATCGGTGATCCTGGTAACTTGGATGCCATGGGTCTTCTAGCTGCAAACAAGGGTAGGCCCATGCAAGGCATTGTTGAGCAGGTTCGTGATGGTAGTACCGTTCGAGTCTATTTGCTTCCAGATTTTCAGTTTGTCCAAGTGTTTGTTGCTGGTATCCAG GCCCCTTCAATGGGTAGAAGGGCTGCTGTAGAAACTGTTGTTGAAACGGAATTGACCTCGGATGAACAAAATGGAGATGTTTCAGCTGAGCCACGGGCTCCCTTAACATCTGCACAGAGGCTTACTGCCTCATCTGCAGCTTCTGCTGAAGTTGCCCCTGATCCATTTGGAGCAGAAGCTAAATATTTTACAGAAGTCCGTTGTTTGCACAGAGAT GTCCGCATTGTCCTTGAAGGTGTTGACAAGTTCAGCAATTTGATTGGGTCAGTTTATTATCCTGATGGTGAAACGGCAAAAGACCTTGCTTTGGAGCTTGTGGAAAAT GGTCTAGCAAAATATGTTGAATGGAGTGCTAATATGATGGAAGATGATGCCAAGCGACGGTTGAAGGCTGCAGAGCTTCAAGCCAAGAAGACTCGGCTGAGGATCTGGACAAACTATGTACCCCCAGCTACAAACTCAAAGGCAATTCGTGATCAGAACTTCACAGGAAAG GTTGTGGAGGTTGTTAGTGGGGATTGCATTATTGTCGCTGATGATTCTGTCCCATATGGAAGTCCTCTTGCAGAGCGGCGAGTCAACCTTTCAAGCATTAGATGTCCAAAAATGGGCAATCCTCGTAGGGATGAAAAGCCAGCTGCTTATGCCCGGGAGGCAAGGGAGTTTTTGAGAACACGCCTTATTGGAAAGCAG GTGAATGTTCAAATGGAATATGCTAGGAAGGTCACCATGGCAGATGGAGCTACGGCTACCACTGCACCTGCAGATTCAAGGGTAATGGATTTCGGCTCAGTCTTTCTCATGTCTCCCGTTAAGGGTGATGGTGACGATGCTACTGCAGTAGCCCCGTCCACAGCTGGTACCCAGCAGCCTGGGTTGAATGTTGCCGAGTTGGTGGTTGGACGTGGCTTTGGCACAGTGATAAGACATAGGGACTTTGAGGAAAGATCAAACTATTATGATACCCTTTTGGCTGCTGAATCACGTGCTATTTCTGGGAAGAAAGGAATTCATTCTGCCAAGGATCCTCCAGTCATGCACATAACAGACCTTACAACG TCATCAGCCAAGAAAGCTAGAGATTTCTTGCCATTCCTGCATCGGAGCAGGAGGATTCCAGCTGTTGTGGAATATGTCCTTAGTGGTCAtcgttttaagttgttgatccCTAAGGAGACTTGTAGCAttgctttttcattttctggTGTCAGATGTCCTGGTCGTGATGAGCCCTATTCAGATGAAGCCATAGCACTAATGAGACGAAAGATCATGCAGAGAGATGTGGAG ATTGAAGTGGAAACCGTTGATAGAACTGGGACATTTTTGGGGTCTTTGTGGGAGTCCAGAACCAATATGGCTGTGACACTCCTTGAGGCTGGCCTGGCGAAGCTACAAACTTCATTTGGTGCCGACAGGATTGCTGATGCTCATCTTCTTGAGCAGGCTGAGCAATCTGCCAAGAGGCAGAAACTGAAA aTTTGGGAGAACTATGTTGAAGGAGAGGAAGTTTCCAATGGTCCAGCCACTGttgaaaacaaacaaaaagaagtgCTAAAG gtTGTTGTTACAGAAGTATTGggtggtggaaaattttaTGTCCAAACAGTTGGTGATCAGAGAGTTTCATCTATTCAGCAACAGCTTGCATCTTTAAATATTCAAGAAGCTCCTGTGATTGGTGCTTTTAATCCTAAGAAGGGTGAATTCGTTCTTGCTCAGTTTAGTATGGATAATTCCTGGAATCGTGCAATG gTTGTCAATGCACCTCGAGGAGGAGTTGAATCTCCGAATGACAAGTTTGAAGTGTTTTATCTTGATTATGGGAATCAAGAGGAGGTTCCATACAGTCAATTGCGGCCTCTTGATGCTTCAGTGTCGGCTACTGCTGGGCTTGCTCAGTTATGCAGTCTCGCATTTCTTAAAGTTCCAGGCCTCGAGGATGAATTTGGTACTGAGGCAGCCCAGTTTTTGAGTGAGCAGACACTAGGGAGCTCACTGCAGTTTAGGGCCATGGTTGAGGAAAGGGATGCTTCTGGCGGAAAAGTCAAGGGGCAGGGCACTGGTACTGTTCTCATCGTAACTCTTGTTGCTGAGAAGTCAGAGCTTAGCATTAATGCTGCAATGCTTCAG GAGGGACTGGCTAGGTtggagaaaaggaagaaatggGAACCCAAGGACAGAAAGTCGGTGCTTGATAGTTTAGAGGCTTTTCAGAACGAGGCCAAAACTGCTAGGCGTGGAATTTGGCAGTATGGAGACGTGGAGTCGGATGACGAGGATACACTTCCTCCAGTCGCAGCTAAGAAGACTGGGGGTCGGCgataa
- the LOC18605231 gene encoding glutamyl-tRNA(Gln) amidotransferase subunit A — protein MKGPRPTPPGNMAASFLHMCPDMSFPLPRFRSSLVLTLLSSLAVCSAFLSEFQPRRDCTNNTSPVLPESHRLLANTCPKMDSKNSSECSKKVVEVSQIRCALALLDADFFNDTKVQEIAKAAKEFNIPIVRANRKLVASINGGLHNPSPLVFNPEWSKEQSQDKAGRFNHPLTLGTRRPKNEEDIAFMSVLELGELIKTKQITSRELTRIFLKRLKRYNPVLEAVITYTEDLAYKQAQEADKLLSKGVYLGPLHGIPYGLKDIISVPHYNTTWGSTTFKNQVLNMEAWVYKRLKSAGAVLVAKLVTGSMAYDDIWFGGRTRNPWNIEEFSTGSSAGPAACTSAGMVPFAIGSETAGSITFPAARCGVTALRPTFGTVGRTGVMSLSESLDKLGPFCRYAADCAVILDAIRGKDPDDHSSRDIPFGDPFSVDITKLTVGYLEDADKEVVHVLESKGVKMVPFKLNYSVNSVQGILNFTMDVDMLAHFDEWQRSGKDDEYEAQDQWPLELRRARVVSAVDYVQAQRARGKLIQEVKESFTVDAFIGNATDWERVCMGNLVGLPVIVLPTGFTSISNPPSNGTRRRTTVNTGIYAPPNHDHIALALAMAYQSVTSHHKQRPPIDDLGPNDTIPNPPTVTIPPRR, from the exons ATGAAGGGACCCAGGCCAACACCTCCCGGTAACATGGCAGCTAGTTTTCTTCACATGTGTCCGGACATGTCATTTCCGTTACCACGTTTCAGGTCCTCTCTCGTGTTGACACTCTTGTCTTCCCTGGCGGTTTGCTCAGCTTTCCTGTCAGAGTTCCAACCCCGGCGAGATTGTACCAACAACACCTCGCCTGTTTTGCCAGAGTCACATCGTCTTCTAGCTAACACTTGCCCAAAAATG GACAGTAAAAATAGCAGCGAATGCTCAAAAAAGGTTGTTGAAGTTTCACAAATTAGATGTGCATTGGCATTATTGGATGCTGACTTCTTTAATGATACTAAG GTGCAAGAGATTGCAAAGGCTGCAAAAGAGTTCAATATTCCCATAGTAAGAGCCAACAGAAAGTTAGTGGCTTCTATTAATGGTGGCCTGCATAATCCTTCTCCTTTGGTTTTTAATCCTGAGTGGAGCAAGGAGCAATCACAAGACAAGGCCGGTAGATTTAATCATCCCTTGACTCTGGGCACTCGAAGAccaaagaatgaagaagatatAGCCTTCATGAGT GTTCTTGAGCTAGGAGAACTCATCAAGACAAAACAAATTACTTCCAGGGAGCTTACAAGAATTTTTCTGAAGAGATTAAAGAG GTACAATCCAGTACTTGAAGCTGTGATTACTTATACTGAAGATTTAGCTTACAAGCAAGCTCAAGAAGCTGACAAATTGCTCTCCAAAGGAGTGTATTTAG GACCTCTCCATGGCATCCCTTACGGATTGAAGGATATAATCTCAGTACCTCATTACAATACAACTTGGGGTTCAACAActttcaaaaatcaagtgcTTAATATGGAAGCCTGGGTATATAAGAG GTTAAAATCTGCAGGGGCAGTTCTTGTTGCAAAGCTTGTTACTGGATCAATGGCATATGATGACATCTGGTTTGGTGGTAGGACTAGGAACCCATGGAATATTGAGGAATTCTCTACAGGTTCATCAGCCGGGCCTGCTGCCTGCACCTCAGCtg GCATGGTTCCATTTGCAATTGGTTCCGAAACAGCTGGGTCCATTACCTTCCCTGCAGCTCGGTGTGGAGTGACAGCATTGCGGCCAACTTTTGGCACAGTTGGAAGAACTGGTGTAATGAGCCTATCAGAAAGCTTG GATAAGCTTGGTCCATTCTGTAGATATGCCGCTGATTGTGCAGTTATTCTGGATGCCATCAGAGGGAAAGATCCTGATGATCATTCATCAAGAGACATTCCCTTTGGTGACCCATTCTCAGTTGACATCACAAAGCTTACAGTTGGTTATCTTGAAGATGCTGACAAGGAG GTTGTTCATGTGCTTGAGTCGAAGGGTGTCAAGATGGTTCCTTTCAAGCTGAATTATTCTGTCAACTCTGTTCAAGGTATCCTAAATTTCACAATGGATGTTGACATGTTGGCCCACTTTGATGAATGGCAACGCTCTGGGAAGGATGATGAGTATGAAGCTCAAGATCAATGGCCTCTTGAATTACGTCGTGCACGTGTAGTTTCAGCTGTGGACTATGTGCAG GCACAAAGAGCTCGGGGAAAGTTAATCCAAGAAGTGAAAGAAAGTTTTACTGTTGATGCATTCATCGGAAATGCAACTGATTGGGAGCGAGTATGCATGGGAAATCTTGTAGGTTTGCCAGTAATCGTCCTACCGACTGGGTTCACTAGCATATCTAATCCACCTTCAAATGGTACTCGTAGAAGAACCACGGTCAACACGGGCATTTATGCTCCTCCGAACCATGATCACATT GCATTAGCATTGGCAATGGCTTACCAGTCTGTCACAAGTCACCATAAGCAGCGCCCTCCCATTGATGATCTTGGACCAAATGACACAATTCCGAATCCGCCCACAGTTACCATCCCTCCTAGACGCTAG